The Herminiimonas arsenitoxidans sequence CAAGTGGCTCGCCGTTTCTGCTCAAAGACCAGACATCCAACTTGCCGGTGCTGGGAAAGCGATAGAGCAGGCAGGCGTGATGGCGCAGGTCTTCCGGTTGCAGCGGACGCCCGTTTCGTTCGAAGTATTCTGGTGAGCCGACGATGATGCGGCGATAAGAGCCGAGAGTGCGTGCCATCAATCGTGAGTCACTTGGTTTGCCAGTGCGGATCACGGCATCGAAGCCTTCTTCAATTACATCCACCAAACGATCTGAACAATCTATGTCCAGCGCAACATCGGGATAGCGCGACTGGAACTTAGCCAGCCCGGACATGAACTTCACGCTGAGTGAGGGCATGCTGATGCGCAGTTTTCCTTGCGGTGCACTTTGCGTTTGCAAGAGCTCTGCTTCAGCTGCTTCCACTTCACACAGAATGCGCCGACAACGTTCCAGAAATAATGCACCCTCTGGCGTCAGATTGATGGCGCGGGTAGAGCGATGGAATAGCCTTACCCCCAGTCTTTCCTCTAAGCGCACGATAGCCTTGCTGACGGCTGATGCCGAGATGCCCAGTTGTTGTCCGGCGGCGGTAAAACTACGTGCTTCCCCTGCGTGAACGAAGACGTTCAGCGAACTTAAATTGTCCATGATTTATTCCAATTGATGACACTAGAGTCATAAGTATTTGGAACTGTAGCCTATTTTTCATTTATCCATTTCCCCTCACACTGTGGCCCAGACTCAGGCGCACCAATTGATGCGCGCAGATAGATGACAGGAAAAATGAAAATGACGACTACGAATGCGACCGCAATCAATAGCGAGGAGCGATTACCACTGACCGCATTGTTGGCTTTGGCGATGGCAGGTTTTTTGGCGCTAGTAACGGAGATACTTCCGGCTGGCATGTTGTTGCAGATCAGCGCAGGAATGGATGTCTCGGAAGCACTCGCGGGTCAGTTCGTGACCTTGTATGCCATGGGTGCATTGGTCGCGGCGGTACCGCTGACGGCTGCAACGATAGGCTGGCGTCGGCGACCATTATTGATGGCGGCATTGATTGCCGTGTTGGTCTTTAATACGCTGACGGCGCTGACGTCCAGTTATGCCGTCGCTTTGGTCGCACGCTTTTTGGCAGGAATGGGCGTAGGTTTGATCTGGGGCATGCTGGCCGGTTATGCACGGCGCATGGTGCCGGACCATCTTAAAGGACGCGCTTTGGCGGTGGCGGGATTGGGTGTGCCGTTGGCATTGTCACTGGGCGTACCGCTTGGTGCGTTGCTGGCAGCTACTTTGGGTTGGCGTAGTGCATTCGGCGCGATGTCTGTACTGGCGCTGGCGGTGATCGTCTGGGTCTTCTTCAAAGTGCCTGACTATCCGGGGCAAGCGGCAGAAAAGCGCGCGCCAGTACGCAAGGTTTTCTTGACGCCTGGTGTGCGTCCGGTGCTAGCGGTGCTTGCGCTGTGGGTGTTGGCGCATAACATTCTCTTCACTTATATGATGCCTTTCCTCGCACCAGCTGGCCTGTCTGATCGTATCGATTTGGTACTGCTGGTTTTTGGTGTTGCATCACTTGTCGGTTTGGCGCTGAGCGGCTTGTTGGTAGATCGTATGCTGCGCTTGCTGGTACTGCTTAGTTTGGCGGGCTTTGCTTTGGTAGCGCTGGTGTTGGCTATCGCCGGTGCTCAACCTGTGATGGTTTATCTCGCGGTGGCAGTATGGGGTTTGACCTTCGGTGGTGCTCCGACTTTGCTACAAACTGCATCGGCAGAAGCGGCGGGTGCTGGTGCGGATGTGGCGCAGTCCATTCTTGTCACGGTGTGGAATAGTGCCATCGCAATTGGCGGCATCGTCGGTGGTGTTTTGCTGGAGACAAAAGGTGCGGGTGCACTCGCATGGGCTGTGTTGGCATTGGCAACGGCCGGTTTATTGGTGGCTTGGACATCTAGCGCACATGGATTTTCGAACAGGTTTTCGACTGATATAGGATTGGCTGCAGAAGGGAGTTAATTACTCGAGCTTGAATTTTCTTATGCGGAAAACAGTTAAACATTCTTGAAACGATTCGTTCTCTTATCTTGCTGATCTACTTAAGCTTATTCACTTCAACGTGGATACAAGGCAGATCAAGAAATGGTAACGACATCAAACAAACGACGTCTGGTTTTGCAAGGCATGGCTGCAGCTGCATTGGCAGGTACAACTTCTTTGAGCGTGGCTGCTGAAGATCGTGCCTTGCGTATCGGCTATCAGAAATTCAATACGTTGAATATTCTGAAGGGCACAGGCAATCTGGAAAAGGCCCTGCAGCCTTTGGGTTGGAAAGTAAAGTGGTTCGAGTTTGCTGCTGGTCCGCAATTGACCGAAGCCTTGAACGTCGATGCGATTGATTTCGGTCATGCGGCGGATACGCCTTCAGCGTTTGCTAATGCGGCTGGCGTCAATGCAGTTTATCTGGCGGCTGAACAGCCTTATCCAAAAGGTATCGCCATCTTCACTTCGCAAGATTCACCTATCCGTTCCATCAAGGAATTGAAAGGCAAGAAGATCGCATTGGGACGCGGCTGGAATGTGCAGTATCTGCTGGTACGTGCACTGGAAGAAGTCGGCCTGACTTATAACGACATCATTCCCGCGTACGTCACCAATGCTGCTGATGTACGCGCTGCCTTCCAGTCAGGCAATGTTGATGCTGCGGCCTTATGGGATCCATTCCTGGCGGGGCAGCAGATCACCAACAATCCTCGTATCTTGCGCGATGGTAGTGGATTGTCGAACAACCGCACCTTCCATCTGGCAAATCCAAAATTTGTTGATCAGAACAAGAACATCATTCGCACGCTGTTTGCCGAGCTGAAGAAAACCAACACCTGGACACAAGCACATCCGCAGGAAACTGCCGAACTATTGGCGCCGCAATTAGGTGTTGATGTGAAGGTACTGCGACTCGCAACGGAGCGACGCAACTACACGACTGTACCTATCGATGCCGGCATCATTCAGGAGCAGCAACAGATTGTTGAAGCTTTCTACAAATTGAATTTGATCAAGAATCCGGTGCAGGTGAAAGACAAGGTATATGGCGAAGTATTGCTGTAATACGGTTGTAGAGTAGGCCTTGCTTCGTTCGCCAAGTAGCGGATGAAGCAGAGCCAATACTCCCGCGTCTTTCTCACATCAAACTCGATTTATTCATTCCATCTTCTGGAAACTCCCATGCAGATTCATCTTGCCGCCTTTCTGATTGCCGGCAATGCCGCGCATAGTCAGGTGCTATGGCGTCACCCGCAAAGTCAGCCGGGTGGCTTTCTCAAACTCGACTACTACGCGCGCATTGCACAAACGTTGGAACGCGGTAAATTCGATTTACTGTTCTTCGCAGATAGACTCGCAGTATCAACGCGCTATGGTGGCGATCATCGCTATGGCGTAGCGCATGGTGATCAAGATGCGACGCGACTCGATCCTTTGCCAGTACTTGGAGCACTGGCAGCGGTTACATCGCATATCGGTTTAGGCGCGACACGTTCCACTACTTATTCTCAACCGTATAGTTTGGCGCGCGAGTTTTCCACTTTGGATCATTTGTCTTCCGGACGTGCCGCGTGGAATGTCGTGACTTCAGTCAATCAGGGCGAAGCGGATAATTTTGGTCTGCGTGAAACGCTGGGGCATGATGAACGCTACGATCGTGCCGATGAATTCCTTGAAGTCGCACACAAGTTATGGGGTAGTTGGGCACCCGACGCTTTGCAATTGGATGCGAGCAAAGG is a genomic window containing:
- a CDS encoding LysR family transcriptional regulator; translation: MDNLSSLNVFVHAGEARSFTAAGQQLGISASAVSKAIVRLEERLGVRLFHRSTRAINLTPEGALFLERCRRILCEVEAAEAELLQTQSAPQGKLRISMPSLSVKFMSGLAKFQSRYPDVALDIDCSDRLVDVIEEGFDAVIRTGKPSDSRLMARTLGSYRRIIVGSPEYFERNGRPLQPEDLRHHACLLYRFPSTGKLDVWSLSRNGEPLAIDLSASMMTNSLNPQVCFAEQGIGLACVPDLTIQRQLDEGKLISVLDEYNQERTPLNILWPSSRHLSPKLRVFVDFVAENLTLP
- a CDS encoding MFS transporter codes for the protein MTTTNATAINSEERLPLTALLALAMAGFLALVTEILPAGMLLQISAGMDVSEALAGQFVTLYAMGALVAAVPLTAATIGWRRRPLLMAALIAVLVFNTLTALTSSYAVALVARFLAGMGVGLIWGMLAGYARRMVPDHLKGRALAVAGLGVPLALSLGVPLGALLAATLGWRSAFGAMSVLALAVIVWVFFKVPDYPGQAAEKRAPVRKVFLTPGVRPVLAVLALWVLAHNILFTYMMPFLAPAGLSDRIDLVLLVFGVASLVGLALSGLLVDRMLRLLVLLSLAGFALVALVLAIAGAQPVMVYLAVAVWGLTFGGAPTLLQTASAEAAGAGADVAQSILVTVWNSAIAIGGIVGGVLLETKGAGALAWAVLALATAGLLVAWTSSAHGFSNRFSTDIGLAAEGS
- a CDS encoding aliphatic sulfonate ABC transporter substrate-binding protein, giving the protein MVTTSNKRRLVLQGMAAAALAGTTSLSVAAEDRALRIGYQKFNTLNILKGTGNLEKALQPLGWKVKWFEFAAGPQLTEALNVDAIDFGHAADTPSAFANAAGVNAVYLAAEQPYPKGIAIFTSQDSPIRSIKELKGKKIALGRGWNVQYLLVRALEEVGLTYNDIIPAYVTNAADVRAAFQSGNVDAAALWDPFLAGQQITNNPRILRDGSGLSNNRTFHLANPKFVDQNKNIIRTLFAELKKTNTWTQAHPQETAELLAPQLGVDVKVLRLATERRNYTTVPIDAGIIQEQQQIVEAFYKLNLIKNPVQVKDKVYGEVLL